One Vigna unguiculata cultivar IT97K-499-35 chromosome 11, ASM411807v1, whole genome shotgun sequence DNA window includes the following coding sequences:
- the LOC114170014 gene encoding tetrapyrrole-binding protein, chloroplastic: protein MLSSQTKMATNSLHYSIHHHHHSLLKRHHHHHPSETPPPPTSLFLKPSTPTTTHLTLSHHTSSNSHITSFSLSQTTPSSSSSSSSSTSQTSPSFDLLRHHLSSQNFQQADEETRRLLIVLAGEAAQKRGYVFFSEVQFISGTDLVTIDTLWREHSGNKFGYSVQKKILEKANGDFTKFFIKVGWMKKLDTEVEQYNYRSFPSEFIWDLNEDTPEGHLPLTNALRGTQLLNNVLNHPAFVDTDKEQGGKDDAGNNDNGALPGSKDNSSSPKTLSQTVFKPDYSF, encoded by the coding sequence ATGTTATCATCTCAAACAAAAATGGCCACAAACTCTCTCCATTACTccatccaccaccaccaccattccCTCCTCAaacgccaccaccaccaccacccttcAGAAACTCCTCCTCCTCCCACATCACTTTTCCTCAAACCCTCCACACCAACCACCACACACTTAACTCTCTCCCACCACACTTCTTCTAACTCTCACATCACTTCCTTTTCCCTCTCCCAAACCAcaccctcttcttcttcttcctcctcctcctccacctccCAAACCAGCCCCTCCTTCGACCTCCTCCGCCACCACCTCTCCTCCCAAAACTTCCAGCAAGCTGATGAAGAAACCCGGCGTCTCCTCATCGTGCTTGCCGGAGAAGCAGCCCAGAAGCGCGGCTACGTGTTCTTCTCTGAGGTGCAGTTCATCTCCGGGACCGACCTCGTCACCATTGACACCCTTTGGAGGGAGCACAGCGGCAACAAATTCGGGTACAGTGTGCAGAAAAAGATTCTGGAGAAGGCCAATGGGGACTTCACCAAGTTCTTCATCAAAGTGGGGTGGATGAAGAAGCTTGACACTGAGGTGGAGCAGTACAACTACAGGTCCTTCCCTTCTGAGTTCATCTGGGACCTCAATGAGGACACCCCAGAGGGACACTTGCCTCTCACCAACGCTCTCAGAGGGACACAGTTGCTCAATAACGTTCTCAACCACCCTGCTTTTGTTGATACTGACAAAGAACAAGGTGGAAAAGATGATGCTGGGAACAATGACAATGGGGCACTCCCAGGATCAAAGGATAATAGTTCGTCTCCGAAGACTTTGTCTCAGACGGTCTTTAAACCGGATTATAGCTTCTGA
- the LOC114169169 gene encoding eIF-2-alpha kinase GCN2 isoform X1 encodes MGHSSKKKKRGGGSGRRSKGRTQSKDHASQFGADDYDQLSEEITALCAIFQEDCKVLPGSPPRIVIKLRPYSKDMGYEDLDVSASLVVRCLPGYPFKCPKLQITPEKGLSEADADKLLSLLHDQATLNAREGRVMIYNLVEAAQEFLSGIEPIGISNDSKLLHSTVESNEELFTKDKTSLSKKGSFVYGFIDLFSGYGETWSWGFGMDETAGKSSSLPLSNLDGSKQRFETHEKKFNSKETRLVMQEHPAKLDTVGEVIEDSKNSLSLTSSSTSSEEDFVVNDDEGEKEYFIVDKYTTEDNEGINESESPEALPSDSLPRPQSSQTIEKDILMVHMLRLVCTSKGSLTDCLPQVVTELYNLGIITDLARDMASKPPSIFNKTFDRVFQKHLASSKISQFWNPDLGGSNTVSHSSRYLNDFEELRPLGHGGFGHVVLCKNKLDGRHYAVKKIRLKDKSMPDRILREVATLSRLQHQHVVRYYQAWFETGVSDSYGDSTWGSKTTVSSTFSFNAATSNDVFGHENQLESTYLYIQMEYCPRTLRQKFESYNDFDKESAWHLFRQIVEGLSHIHGQGIIHRDLTPNNIFFDARNDIKIGDFGLAKFLKLEQLDQDVGHTADATGVSIDGTGQVGTYFYTAPEIEQGWPKIDEKADMYSLGVVFFELWHPFGTAMERHVVLSDLKQKGEVPPIWVAEFPEQESLLRQLMSPAPSDRPSAIELLQNAFPQRMESELLDDILRTMQKSEDTSIYDKVLSAIFDEEMLSTKHIRQVGRLGSVGDSSSSIQYTEFETEVRDYVVDMNREIFRQHCAKHLEISTMRLLEDCPQFNRNAVKLLTHGGDMLELCHELRFPFVNWIISNQKSSFKRYEISCVFRRAVGHSSPNRYLQGDFDIIGGTSALTEAEVIKVTRDVVTCFFQADSCDIHLNHGDLLDAIWSWTGVKVEHRLKVAELLSMMGSLRPQSSERKSKWVVIRRQLLQELNLAETKVNRLQTVGLRFCGSADHALPRLRGALPSDKRTFKALDELSELVSLLRIWRIDRNIYIDALMPPTESYHRDLFFQVYLRKENSPGSLSEGVLLAVGGRYDYLLHQLWRSDSKGNPPTGVGTSIALETIIQNCPVDIKPNRNEGTTSILVCSRGGGGLLVERMELVAELWEENFKAEFVPTPDPSLTEQYEYANEHGIKCLVIIADTDFSLTDSVKVRHLEHKREKSVERKNLVKFLSEAMATQFRNPSIWI; translated from the exons ATGGGGCACAgttcgaagaagaagaagcgcGGAGGCGGGAGCGGTCGCCGGAGCAAGGGGAGAACGCAGTCCAAAGATCACGCTTCTCAATTCGGCGCCGACGATTACGACCAGCTCTCCGAAGAGATTACCGCATT ATGCGCTATTTTCCAAGAAGACTGCAAAGTTCTTCCAGGATCGCCTCCTCGTATAGTTATTAAGCTCAG GCCTTACTCAAAGGACATGGGCTATGAAGATCTAGATGTCTCTGCTTCTCTTGTTGTCAG GTGCTTGCCTGGGTATCCTTTCAAGTGCCCCAAGCTGCAGATTACACCGGAGAAAGGGTTATCAGAAGCTGATGCTGATAAGCTTTTATCTCTCCTCCATGATCAG GCTACATTAAATGCTAGGGAGGGACGAGTAATGATCTATAATTTGGTTGAGGCTGCTCAAGAGTTTCTTTCTGGTATTGAGCCAATTGGCATATCAAATGATTCT AAGCTTCTACACTCAACTGTGGAAAGCAATGAAGAATTGTTTACCAAGGATAAGACATCTTTAAGTAAGAAGGGTTCTTTTGTTTATGGTTTTATAGACCTTTTCAGTGGCTATGGAGAAACATGGAGTTGGGGTTTTGGAATGGATGAAACTGCCGGAAAAAGTTCTTCTCTTCCCTTGTCTAATTTAGATGGCTCAAAACAACGCTTTGAAACTCATGAGAAGAAATTTAATAGTAAGGAAACACGGTTAGTTATGCAAGAACATCCTGCCAAATTAGATACTGTCGGAGAAGTTATTGAAGACAGCAAAAATAGTTTATCTTTGACTAGTTCAAGTACATCTTCAGAAGAGGATTTTGTAGTAAACGACGATGAAGGTGAGAAAGAG TATTTTATTGTTGATAAGTATACAACTGAAGATAATGAAGGTATTAATGAAAGTGAGTCTCCAGAGGCTCTTCCTTCTGACTCCTTGCCTCGTCCTCAGTCATCTCAAACAATTGAAAAGGATATACTAATG GTTCACATGCTTCGCCTTGTTTGTACTTCTAAGGGATCATTAACTGACTGTTTGCCACAAGTGGTAACAGAGCTGTACAATTTAGGG ATCATTACTGATTTAGCACGTGATATGGCATCTAAACCACCTTCCATTTTCAACAAAACCTTTGATCGTGTTTTCCAAAAACACCTG GCTTCATCCAAAATATCTCAATTTTGGAATCCCGATCTTGGAGGCTCAAACACAGTTTCTCACAGTTCTCGATATTTGAATGACTTTGAGGAGCTGCGTCCTCTAG GTCATGGTGGTTTTGGTCATGTTGTATTGTGCAAAAATAAACTTGATGGAAGGCATTATGCAGTAAAGAAAATTCGCCTTAAGGACAAAAGCATGCCTGACCGAATATTAAG GGAAGTAGCTACACTTTCTCGTTTACAGCATCAACATGTCGTTCGGTATTATCAG GCATGGTTTGAAACTGGAGTTTCTGATTCTTATGGTGATTCTACTTGGGGTTCAAAGACTACAGTAAGCTCTACTTTCAGCTTTAACGCTGCAACTTCCAATGATGTCTTTGGGCATGAGAATCAGCTTGAATCAACTTACCTTTATATACAAATGGAATACTGTCCCAG GACTCTTCGCCAGAAGTTTGAATCATATAATGATTTTGACAAAGAATCGGCTTGGCATTTATTTCGTCAAATAGTGGAAGGCTTGTCACACATACATGGACAAGGAATAATTCATCGGGACTTAACACCAAATAACATATTCTTTGATGCTCGcaatgatattaaaattggtGACTTTGGTCTTG CAAAGTTCTTGAAGTTAGAGCAGCTGGATCAAGATGTGGGCCACACTGCTGATGCAACTGGAGTTTCCATTGATGGCACTGGACAAGTGGGGACATATTTCTATACAGCTCCTGAAATTGAGCAAGGATGGCCCAAGATTGATGAAAAG GCTGATATGTACAGCTTAGGAGTGGTTTTCTTTGAGCTTTGGCACCCATTTGGGACAGCAATGGAGAGACACGTTGTTTTATCTGATTTGAAACAGAAAGGGGAAGTTCCACCAATTTGGGTCGCTGAGTTTCCAGAACAGGAATCCTTACTGAGGCAGTTAATGTCTCCGGCTCCTTCAGATCGCCCTTCTGCCATAGAACTTCTGCAAAATGCATTTCCTCAGCGAATGGAGTCTGAATTATTGGATG ATATCCTTAGAACAATGCAGAAATCAGAGGATACAAGCATATATGATAAAGTTTTAAGTGCTATCTTTGACGAAGAGATGCTAAGCACAAAACACATTCGTCAGGTTGGTAGATTGGGATCAGTTGGAGATAGCAGTTCCTCCATTCAGTACACAGAATTTGAAACAGAGGTTCGGGATTATGTTGTAGATATGAACAGGGAAATTTTTAGACAGCATTGTGCAAAGCACCTTGAAATATCAACAATGAGATTATTGGAAGATTGTCCACAGTTTAATAG AAATGCAGTTAAACTTCTGACGCATGGAGGAGACATGCTTGAACTTTGCCACGAGTTGCGTTTTCCTTTTGTGAACTGGATTATATCTAACCAG AAATCTTCATTTAAACGATATGAGATATCATGTGTCTTTAGAAGAGCAGTTGGACATTCATCACCAAATCGCTACCTCCAg GGAGATTTTGACATTATTGGTGGCACCTCGGCATTGACAGAAGCAGAGGTCATAAAG GTCACAAGGGACGTAGTCACATGTTTTTTTCAAGCAGATTCATGTGACATTCATCTCAACCATGGTGACCTTCTGGATGCAATTTGGTCATGGACTGGAGTCAAGGTGGAACACAGACTCAAAGTCGCAGAG CTTCTCTCAATGATGGGTTCTTTGCGCCCACAATCCTCAGAAAGGAAATCAAAATGGGTCGTGATAAGGCGGCAACTTTTGCAG GAACTGAATTTAGCAGAGACTAAGGTAAATAGGTTACAGACTGTAGGTTTAAGATTTTGTGGATCTGCAGATCATGCACTCCCCCGATTAAGAGGAGCTCTTCCATCTG ATAAACGTACATTCAAGGCACTAGATGAGTTGTCTGAGCTTGTCAGTCTCCTGAGAATTTGGAGGATTGACAGAAATATATATATCGATGCATTAATGCCACCAACTGAAAGTTATCATAGAGATTTGTTTTTTCAG GTATACTTAAGGAAGGAGAACAGTCCTGGGTCTCTCTCTGAAGGTGTATTGCTGGCTGTTGGTGGTCGATATGACTACTTGCTTCATCAGCTGTGGCGAAGTGACTCT AAAGGAAATCCTCCAACTGGTGTGGGGACTAGCATTGCACTGGAGACAATAATTCAGAATTGTCCTGTAGATATCAAACCCAATAG AAACGAAGGCACCACCAGTATTCTTGTCTGTTCTAGAGGTGGAGGAGGTCTCCTGGTGGAGCGCATGGAGCTAGTTGCGGAATTATGGGAGGAGAACTTTAAG GCTGAATTCGTTCCTACCCCTGATCCAAGTCTTACAGAGCAGTATGAGTATGCTAATGAACATGGTATAAAATGCCTTGTCATCATCGCAGATACAGATTTCTCCTTGACAGATTCTGTTAAG GTTCGACACCTTGAACATAAGAGGGAGAAAAGTGTGGAGAGAAAAAACCTAGTTAAGTTTCTATCGGAAGCCATGGCAACACAATTTAGAAATCCCTCCATTTGGATTTGA
- the LOC114170015 gene encoding uncharacterized protein LOC114170015 isoform X3 — MLAFKPSTPAKPPFKADTSFQMKTYLVGYVCNAVSVNSRSRCCPPKGEKFSCHECNLLSRCCNSYEYCVSCCLNPALTSKEQVLKMKVAKPATARTYTSVFDYCAGRCRHSSESVVHENAYISDFHHCFSLPSNSSSGKNRTLVEARLNGINVVVGRQGESCNSVCKSRGQLCVPNKLAVLNNCDIIQKYMSCKGSCLSSLGSDQPAEVVYDAPMHLNPGSCLYTETLSMLSCDGLHQHTRRLCPCA; from the exons ATGTTAGCTTTCAAACCCTCCACCCCTGCAAAACCACCGTTCAAGGCAGATACCTCCTTTCAGATGAAAACG TATTTGGTAGGTTATGTGTGTAATGCTGTGTCTGTAAATTCACGCTCTCGTTGCTGCCCTCCGAAGGGGGAGAAATTTTCTTGTCA TGAATGCAATCTTCTTTCACGATGCTGCAACTCTTATGAATATTGTGTTTCCTGCTGCCTCAATCCTGCTCTG ACGAGTAAGGAACAAGTGCTGAAGATGAAGGTTGCTAAGCCTGCTACTGCAA GAACTTATACAAGTGTTTTTGACTACTGTGCTGGGAGATGCCGTCATAGTTCCGAGAGTGTG GTCCATGAAAATGCTTACATTAGTGACTTCCACCACTGCTTTTCTCTGCCGTCGAATTCTTCGT CAGGGAAAAATAGGACTCTCGTAGAAGCAAGACTGAATGGCATCAATGTTGTTGTTGGAAG GCAAGGTGAATCATGTAATTCTGTTTGCAAATCAAGAGGACAATTATGCGTCCCGAATAAACTCGCGGTGCTTAATAATTGTGACAT TATTCAGAAATATATGAGCTGCAAGGGGTCTTGCTTGTCAAGTCTTGGATCAGATCAACCAGCTGAAGTTGTTTATGATGCCCCAATGCATCTG AATCCAGGATCTTGTTTGTACACTGAAACACTGTCTATGCTTTCTTGTGATGGTTTACATCAACACACAAGGAGACTGTGCCCCTGTGCATAG
- the LOC114169169 gene encoding eIF-2-alpha kinase GCN2 isoform X2 has protein sequence MGHSSKKKKRGGGSGRRSKGRTQSKDHASQFGADDYDQLSEEITALCAIFQEDCKVLPGSPPRIVIKLRPYSKDMGYEDLDVSASLVVRCLPGYPFKCPKLQITPEKGLSEADADKLLSLLHDQATLNAREGRVMIYNLVEAAQEFLSGIEPIGISNDSLLHSTVESNEELFTKDKTSLSKKGSFVYGFIDLFSGYGETWSWGFGMDETAGKSSSLPLSNLDGSKQRFETHEKKFNSKETRLVMQEHPAKLDTVGEVIEDSKNSLSLTSSSTSSEEDFVVNDDEGEKEYFIVDKYTTEDNEGINESESPEALPSDSLPRPQSSQTIEKDILMVHMLRLVCTSKGSLTDCLPQVVTELYNLGIITDLARDMASKPPSIFNKTFDRVFQKHLASSKISQFWNPDLGGSNTVSHSSRYLNDFEELRPLGHGGFGHVVLCKNKLDGRHYAVKKIRLKDKSMPDRILREVATLSRLQHQHVVRYYQAWFETGVSDSYGDSTWGSKTTVSSTFSFNAATSNDVFGHENQLESTYLYIQMEYCPRTLRQKFESYNDFDKESAWHLFRQIVEGLSHIHGQGIIHRDLTPNNIFFDARNDIKIGDFGLAKFLKLEQLDQDVGHTADATGVSIDGTGQVGTYFYTAPEIEQGWPKIDEKADMYSLGVVFFELWHPFGTAMERHVVLSDLKQKGEVPPIWVAEFPEQESLLRQLMSPAPSDRPSAIELLQNAFPQRMESELLDDILRTMQKSEDTSIYDKVLSAIFDEEMLSTKHIRQVGRLGSVGDSSSSIQYTEFETEVRDYVVDMNREIFRQHCAKHLEISTMRLLEDCPQFNRNAVKLLTHGGDMLELCHELRFPFVNWIISNQKSSFKRYEISCVFRRAVGHSSPNRYLQGDFDIIGGTSALTEAEVIKVTRDVVTCFFQADSCDIHLNHGDLLDAIWSWTGVKVEHRLKVAELLSMMGSLRPQSSERKSKWVVIRRQLLQELNLAETKVNRLQTVGLRFCGSADHALPRLRGALPSDKRTFKALDELSELVSLLRIWRIDRNIYIDALMPPTESYHRDLFFQVYLRKENSPGSLSEGVLLAVGGRYDYLLHQLWRSDSKGNPPTGVGTSIALETIIQNCPVDIKPNRNEGTTSILVCSRGGGGLLVERMELVAELWEENFKAEFVPTPDPSLTEQYEYANEHGIKCLVIIADTDFSLTDSVKVRHLEHKREKSVERKNLVKFLSEAMATQFRNPSIWI, from the exons ATGGGGCACAgttcgaagaagaagaagcgcGGAGGCGGGAGCGGTCGCCGGAGCAAGGGGAGAACGCAGTCCAAAGATCACGCTTCTCAATTCGGCGCCGACGATTACGACCAGCTCTCCGAAGAGATTACCGCATT ATGCGCTATTTTCCAAGAAGACTGCAAAGTTCTTCCAGGATCGCCTCCTCGTATAGTTATTAAGCTCAG GCCTTACTCAAAGGACATGGGCTATGAAGATCTAGATGTCTCTGCTTCTCTTGTTGTCAG GTGCTTGCCTGGGTATCCTTTCAAGTGCCCCAAGCTGCAGATTACACCGGAGAAAGGGTTATCAGAAGCTGATGCTGATAAGCTTTTATCTCTCCTCCATGATCAG GCTACATTAAATGCTAGGGAGGGACGAGTAATGATCTATAATTTGGTTGAGGCTGCTCAAGAGTTTCTTTCTGGTATTGAGCCAATTGGCATATCAAATGATTCT CTTCTACACTCAACTGTGGAAAGCAATGAAGAATTGTTTACCAAGGATAAGACATCTTTAAGTAAGAAGGGTTCTTTTGTTTATGGTTTTATAGACCTTTTCAGTGGCTATGGAGAAACATGGAGTTGGGGTTTTGGAATGGATGAAACTGCCGGAAAAAGTTCTTCTCTTCCCTTGTCTAATTTAGATGGCTCAAAACAACGCTTTGAAACTCATGAGAAGAAATTTAATAGTAAGGAAACACGGTTAGTTATGCAAGAACATCCTGCCAAATTAGATACTGTCGGAGAAGTTATTGAAGACAGCAAAAATAGTTTATCTTTGACTAGTTCAAGTACATCTTCAGAAGAGGATTTTGTAGTAAACGACGATGAAGGTGAGAAAGAG TATTTTATTGTTGATAAGTATACAACTGAAGATAATGAAGGTATTAATGAAAGTGAGTCTCCAGAGGCTCTTCCTTCTGACTCCTTGCCTCGTCCTCAGTCATCTCAAACAATTGAAAAGGATATACTAATG GTTCACATGCTTCGCCTTGTTTGTACTTCTAAGGGATCATTAACTGACTGTTTGCCACAAGTGGTAACAGAGCTGTACAATTTAGGG ATCATTACTGATTTAGCACGTGATATGGCATCTAAACCACCTTCCATTTTCAACAAAACCTTTGATCGTGTTTTCCAAAAACACCTG GCTTCATCCAAAATATCTCAATTTTGGAATCCCGATCTTGGAGGCTCAAACACAGTTTCTCACAGTTCTCGATATTTGAATGACTTTGAGGAGCTGCGTCCTCTAG GTCATGGTGGTTTTGGTCATGTTGTATTGTGCAAAAATAAACTTGATGGAAGGCATTATGCAGTAAAGAAAATTCGCCTTAAGGACAAAAGCATGCCTGACCGAATATTAAG GGAAGTAGCTACACTTTCTCGTTTACAGCATCAACATGTCGTTCGGTATTATCAG GCATGGTTTGAAACTGGAGTTTCTGATTCTTATGGTGATTCTACTTGGGGTTCAAAGACTACAGTAAGCTCTACTTTCAGCTTTAACGCTGCAACTTCCAATGATGTCTTTGGGCATGAGAATCAGCTTGAATCAACTTACCTTTATATACAAATGGAATACTGTCCCAG GACTCTTCGCCAGAAGTTTGAATCATATAATGATTTTGACAAAGAATCGGCTTGGCATTTATTTCGTCAAATAGTGGAAGGCTTGTCACACATACATGGACAAGGAATAATTCATCGGGACTTAACACCAAATAACATATTCTTTGATGCTCGcaatgatattaaaattggtGACTTTGGTCTTG CAAAGTTCTTGAAGTTAGAGCAGCTGGATCAAGATGTGGGCCACACTGCTGATGCAACTGGAGTTTCCATTGATGGCACTGGACAAGTGGGGACATATTTCTATACAGCTCCTGAAATTGAGCAAGGATGGCCCAAGATTGATGAAAAG GCTGATATGTACAGCTTAGGAGTGGTTTTCTTTGAGCTTTGGCACCCATTTGGGACAGCAATGGAGAGACACGTTGTTTTATCTGATTTGAAACAGAAAGGGGAAGTTCCACCAATTTGGGTCGCTGAGTTTCCAGAACAGGAATCCTTACTGAGGCAGTTAATGTCTCCGGCTCCTTCAGATCGCCCTTCTGCCATAGAACTTCTGCAAAATGCATTTCCTCAGCGAATGGAGTCTGAATTATTGGATG ATATCCTTAGAACAATGCAGAAATCAGAGGATACAAGCATATATGATAAAGTTTTAAGTGCTATCTTTGACGAAGAGATGCTAAGCACAAAACACATTCGTCAGGTTGGTAGATTGGGATCAGTTGGAGATAGCAGTTCCTCCATTCAGTACACAGAATTTGAAACAGAGGTTCGGGATTATGTTGTAGATATGAACAGGGAAATTTTTAGACAGCATTGTGCAAAGCACCTTGAAATATCAACAATGAGATTATTGGAAGATTGTCCACAGTTTAATAG AAATGCAGTTAAACTTCTGACGCATGGAGGAGACATGCTTGAACTTTGCCACGAGTTGCGTTTTCCTTTTGTGAACTGGATTATATCTAACCAG AAATCTTCATTTAAACGATATGAGATATCATGTGTCTTTAGAAGAGCAGTTGGACATTCATCACCAAATCGCTACCTCCAg GGAGATTTTGACATTATTGGTGGCACCTCGGCATTGACAGAAGCAGAGGTCATAAAG GTCACAAGGGACGTAGTCACATGTTTTTTTCAAGCAGATTCATGTGACATTCATCTCAACCATGGTGACCTTCTGGATGCAATTTGGTCATGGACTGGAGTCAAGGTGGAACACAGACTCAAAGTCGCAGAG CTTCTCTCAATGATGGGTTCTTTGCGCCCACAATCCTCAGAAAGGAAATCAAAATGGGTCGTGATAAGGCGGCAACTTTTGCAG GAACTGAATTTAGCAGAGACTAAGGTAAATAGGTTACAGACTGTAGGTTTAAGATTTTGTGGATCTGCAGATCATGCACTCCCCCGATTAAGAGGAGCTCTTCCATCTG ATAAACGTACATTCAAGGCACTAGATGAGTTGTCTGAGCTTGTCAGTCTCCTGAGAATTTGGAGGATTGACAGAAATATATATATCGATGCATTAATGCCACCAACTGAAAGTTATCATAGAGATTTGTTTTTTCAG GTATACTTAAGGAAGGAGAACAGTCCTGGGTCTCTCTCTGAAGGTGTATTGCTGGCTGTTGGTGGTCGATATGACTACTTGCTTCATCAGCTGTGGCGAAGTGACTCT AAAGGAAATCCTCCAACTGGTGTGGGGACTAGCATTGCACTGGAGACAATAATTCAGAATTGTCCTGTAGATATCAAACCCAATAG AAACGAAGGCACCACCAGTATTCTTGTCTGTTCTAGAGGTGGAGGAGGTCTCCTGGTGGAGCGCATGGAGCTAGTTGCGGAATTATGGGAGGAGAACTTTAAG GCTGAATTCGTTCCTACCCCTGATCCAAGTCTTACAGAGCAGTATGAGTATGCTAATGAACATGGTATAAAATGCCTTGTCATCATCGCAGATACAGATTTCTCCTTGACAGATTCTGTTAAG GTTCGACACCTTGAACATAAGAGGGAGAAAAGTGTGGAGAGAAAAAACCTAGTTAAGTTTCTATCGGAAGCCATGGCAACACAATTTAGAAATCCCTCCATTTGGATTTGA
- the LOC114170015 gene encoding uncharacterized protein LOC114170015 isoform X1 encodes MEVCASSSSRTILLLILFIFNFSPRITAIRKDVSFQTLHPCKTTVQGRYLLSDENGYVCNAVSVNSRSRCCPPKGEKFSCHECNLLSRCCNSYEYCVSCCLNPALTSKEQVLKMKVAKPATARTYTSVFDYCAGRCRHSSESVVHENAYISDFHHCFSLPSNSSSGKNRTLVEARLNGINVVVGRQGESCNSVCKSRGQLCVPNKLAVLNNCDIIQKYMSCKGSCLSSLGSDQPAEVVYDAPMHLNPGSCLYTETLSMLSCDGLHQHTRRLCPCA; translated from the exons ATGGAAGTGTGTGCATCATCATCATCGAGGACGATTTTGTTGCTTATTCtgtttatctttaatttttcacCAAGGATCACTGCAATTAGGAAGGATGTTAGCTTTCAAACCCTCCACCCCTGCAAAACCACCGTTCAAGGCAGATACCTCCTTTCAGATGAAAACG GTTATGTGTGTAATGCTGTGTCTGTAAATTCACGCTCTCGTTGCTGCCCTCCGAAGGGGGAGAAATTTTCTTGTCA TGAATGCAATCTTCTTTCACGATGCTGCAACTCTTATGAATATTGTGTTTCCTGCTGCCTCAATCCTGCTCTG ACGAGTAAGGAACAAGTGCTGAAGATGAAGGTTGCTAAGCCTGCTACTGCAA GAACTTATACAAGTGTTTTTGACTACTGTGCTGGGAGATGCCGTCATAGTTCCGAGAGTGTG GTCCATGAAAATGCTTACATTAGTGACTTCCACCACTGCTTTTCTCTGCCGTCGAATTCTTCGT CAGGGAAAAATAGGACTCTCGTAGAAGCAAGACTGAATGGCATCAATGTTGTTGTTGGAAG GCAAGGTGAATCATGTAATTCTGTTTGCAAATCAAGAGGACAATTATGCGTCCCGAATAAACTCGCGGTGCTTAATAATTGTGACAT TATTCAGAAATATATGAGCTGCAAGGGGTCTTGCTTGTCAAGTCTTGGATCAGATCAACCAGCTGAAGTTGTTTATGATGCCCCAATGCATCTG AATCCAGGATCTTGTTTGTACACTGAAACACTGTCTATGCTTTCTTGTGATGGTTTACATCAACACACAAGGAGACTGTGCCCCTGTGCATAG
- the LOC114170015 gene encoding uncharacterized protein LOC114170015 isoform X2, with product MEVCASSSSRTILLLILFIFNFSPRITAIRKDVSFQTLHPCKTTVQGRYLLSDENGYVCNAVSVNSRSRCCPPKGEKFSCHECNLLSRCCNSYEYCVSCCLNPALTSKEQVLKMKVAKPATARTYTSVFDYCAGRCRHSSESVVHENAYISDFHHCFSLPSNSSWKNRTLVEARLNGINVVVGRQGESCNSVCKSRGQLCVPNKLAVLNNCDIIQKYMSCKGSCLSSLGSDQPAEVVYDAPMHLNPGSCLYTETLSMLSCDGLHQHTRRLCPCA from the exons ATGGAAGTGTGTGCATCATCATCATCGAGGACGATTTTGTTGCTTATTCtgtttatctttaatttttcacCAAGGATCACTGCAATTAGGAAGGATGTTAGCTTTCAAACCCTCCACCCCTGCAAAACCACCGTTCAAGGCAGATACCTCCTTTCAGATGAAAACG GTTATGTGTGTAATGCTGTGTCTGTAAATTCACGCTCTCGTTGCTGCCCTCCGAAGGGGGAGAAATTTTCTTGTCA TGAATGCAATCTTCTTTCACGATGCTGCAACTCTTATGAATATTGTGTTTCCTGCTGCCTCAATCCTGCTCTG ACGAGTAAGGAACAAGTGCTGAAGATGAAGGTTGCTAAGCCTGCTACTGCAA GAACTTATACAAGTGTTTTTGACTACTGTGCTGGGAGATGCCGTCATAGTTCCGAGAGTGTG GTCCATGAAAATGCTTACATTAGTGACTTCCACCACTGCTTTTCTCTGCCGTCGAATTCTTCGT GGAAAAATAGGACTCTCGTAGAAGCAAGACTGAATGGCATCAATGTTGTTGTTGGAAG GCAAGGTGAATCATGTAATTCTGTTTGCAAATCAAGAGGACAATTATGCGTCCCGAATAAACTCGCGGTGCTTAATAATTGTGACAT TATTCAGAAATATATGAGCTGCAAGGGGTCTTGCTTGTCAAGTCTTGGATCAGATCAACCAGCTGAAGTTGTTTATGATGCCCCAATGCATCTG AATCCAGGATCTTGTTTGTACACTGAAACACTGTCTATGCTTTCTTGTGATGGTTTACATCAACACACAAGGAGACTGTGCCCCTGTGCATAG